In the Terriglobia bacterium genome, one interval contains:
- the tsaB gene encoding tRNA (adenosine(37)-N6)-threonylcarbamoyltransferase complex dimerization subunit type 1 TsaB translates to MLLLAIDTSGQSGGITLAQADAGSFRIIESAAIAGGTFSAQLIPTLAALLKKHGYGVKDLGGFAAASGPGSFTGLRVGLSAIKGLAETLHKPIATVSVLEALASLADRDGKIAAAIDAGRKEVFLGLYQASGQNSDPTLLMQREELLTQQDFLATLGTERPAVIITSDPALAELASSSHSAVVVVTAPGSELIARIGAGKLLAGETVSVETLDANYLRRSDAEIFFKGNR, encoded by the coding sequence ATGCTCCTTCTCGCCATCGACACATCAGGCCAATCCGGCGGCATCACGCTGGCCCAAGCGGACGCAGGGTCGTTCCGCATAATAGAGTCCGCGGCGATTGCCGGCGGGACGTTTTCCGCGCAGCTCATTCCCACGCTGGCGGCGCTTCTCAAGAAACATGGATACGGCGTGAAAGACCTCGGCGGTTTTGCGGCAGCGTCAGGGCCGGGATCATTTACCGGACTGCGCGTGGGACTGAGCGCAATCAAAGGCCTGGCAGAAACCTTGCACAAGCCGATTGCCACCGTCTCCGTGCTGGAGGCGCTGGCCTCTCTGGCGGATCGCGACGGAAAAATTGCCGCAGCGATAGACGCGGGCAGGAAAGAAGTTTTTCTCGGCTTGTATCAGGCATCCGGACAAAACTCTGATCCCACATTACTAATGCAGCGCGAAGAATTATTGACGCAGCAGGATTTTCTGGCCACGCTTGGCACGGAACGTCCTGCGGTGATCATCACCAGTGATCCTGCTCTGGCCGAACTCGCTTCAAGCTCTCACTCTGCCGTCGTAGTCGTTACCGCGCCCGGCAGTGAATTGATTGCGCGCATCGGCGCAGGAAAACTGCTTGCGGGTGAAACAGTCTCTGTGGAAACGCTGGATGCCAACTATCTGCGCCGGTCTGATGCTGAAATTTTCTTCAAAGGAAACCGCTAA
- the rimI gene encoding ribosomal protein S18-alanine N-acetyltransferase, with protein sequence MSNVRVRPAEPADLPRLVEIASHSATAAQWNQAEYLKLFSPDEPRSQPEVDPQIVNQKVANLKIIDPQSQASRIALVVEQSGSVVGFIVGHQVADEWEIENIAVTATARRCGLGSRLVGELLDLVRSRGGKSVFLEVRESNRAARSLYEKWAFLEVGRRKMYYQNPAEDALILKFIFP encoded by the coding sequence GTGAGCAACGTCCGGGTCCGTCCTGCGGAGCCCGCCGATCTTCCTCGGCTTGTGGAAATCGCGTCGCACTCAGCCACCGCCGCGCAATGGAACCAAGCTGAATACCTGAAGCTGTTTTCGCCTGACGAGCCTAGGTCCCAGCCCGAAGTCGATCCGCAGATCGTTAATCAGAAGGTCGCTAACCTGAAGATCATTGATCCCCAAAGCCAGGCCTCTCGAATTGCCTTGGTTGTGGAGCAGTCGGGCAGCGTCGTGGGTTTCATCGTCGGCCACCAGGTTGCAGACGAATGGGAGATTGAAAACATTGCGGTTACGGCTACGGCGCGGCGGTGCGGCCTGGGTTCACGACTGGTGGGTGAGCTGCTTGATCTGGTGCGCAGTCGTGGCGGAAAGAGTGTTTTTCTTGAAGTGCGGGAGTCCAATCGCGCGGCACGGTCTCTTTATGAGAAATGGGCATTTCTCGAGGTTGGACGCAGAAAAATGTACTATCAAAACCCGGCAGAGGATGCCCTGATCTTAAAATTTATATTTCCATAA
- a CDS encoding YdcH family protein gives MVDSVREQLLASHEEFRRLAQEHTQHSQRLHSLIEKRYLTEDEKLEEVRIKKVKLRLKDQMQMIEQEYLRSHQTQVA, from the coding sequence ATGGTGGATTCCGTTCGCGAACAGCTTCTCGCCAGTCACGAAGAGTTTCGTAGGCTGGCCCAGGAACACACTCAACACTCCCAGCGGCTTCACTCCCTGATTGAAAAAAGATACTTGACGGAAGATGAAAAGCTGGAAGAAGTGCGTATCAAGAAGGTTAAACTTCGTTTAAAAGACCAGATGCAAATGATTGAGCAGGAATATCTGCGGTCCCACCAGACGCAGGTCGCTTAA
- the dnaG gene encoding DNA primase — MTTLSDFKETVRQQADIVRVIGDYIQLKKAGGQNFVGLCPFHGEKTPSFSVHATRQFFHCFGCGKSGDVFKFVQEREQISFPEAVRLVAEKMGIPLPKMQYSSESEAEDAGKRGRLIEMHERACKFFEEQLRRPEGAQAREYLTSRGLKEETIKTFRIGFAPDSGFTLKDRLKADFSEEMMRASGLFSFKEGSEGNTAAMYSKFRNRIMFPIANENGKIIAFTGRTLAKDEKSGPKYLNSPETPIYSKSRVLYNLDRAKEAVRKLGYVILVEGQMDCIAVYSAGFHNVAASSGTAFTETQVRLLGRFSKDIVVNFDPDTAGAAATDKSLGMLLEEEFNIRVLRLEAGFDPDLFIRKNGAEAYAKALKGSAKYFDYLVERALKLFPTRSPEGKKNAVNFLLPHIHRVPSRIVRDELANDIAQKLNIDTTVLRQEFKAAAVSRAAGNLRNEPDADVTPAEKVLVRAATSVVGDEAELRHMALDALAEERLHSGLTTETLLEAILQNALAVERGEGAEDVMALPLSDADRQRLAKIVMREDDPLTADLLAGALNALRHRRQISQREGEIKRGIVEAERKNDVAALLRLKQEKLELDRKLAGF; from the coding sequence ATGACCACTCTCAGCGACTTTAAGGAAACGGTGCGGCAGCAGGCGGACATTGTCCGCGTGATTGGCGACTACATCCAGCTCAAGAAAGCCGGCGGACAGAATTTTGTTGGCCTGTGCCCGTTTCACGGAGAAAAGACGCCGTCATTTTCTGTCCACGCCACGAGGCAGTTCTTCCATTGCTTTGGGTGCGGCAAGTCCGGCGACGTTTTTAAATTTGTGCAGGAGCGGGAACAGATCAGCTTTCCTGAAGCGGTGCGGCTGGTGGCGGAGAAGATGGGCATCCCGCTGCCCAAAATGCAATACAGCTCTGAGAGCGAAGCCGAGGACGCGGGCAAGCGCGGACGGCTGATCGAAATGCATGAACGGGCTTGCAAGTTCTTTGAAGAACAGCTGCGGAGGCCCGAAGGAGCGCAGGCGCGCGAATACCTTACGAGTCGCGGGTTGAAGGAAGAGACGATCAAGACATTCAGAATCGGGTTTGCGCCGGATTCAGGCTTTACGCTCAAAGACCGGTTGAAGGCCGACTTCAGTGAAGAGATGATGCGGGCATCGGGCCTGTTTTCTTTTAAAGAAGGGTCCGAGGGCAATACGGCAGCGATGTATTCCAAGTTCCGCAACCGGATCATGTTCCCGATCGCCAATGAAAACGGAAAGATCATTGCGTTCACGGGGCGGACGCTGGCGAAGGACGAAAAGTCCGGGCCGAAGTATTTGAATTCACCAGAGACGCCGATCTATTCCAAGAGCCGCGTGCTGTACAACCTTGACCGCGCGAAAGAGGCGGTCCGCAAGCTGGGCTACGTGATACTTGTGGAAGGGCAGATGGATTGTATTGCCGTGTATTCCGCGGGCTTTCACAACGTGGCGGCGAGTTCCGGCACGGCGTTTACAGAGACGCAGGTGCGGCTGCTGGGAAGGTTCAGCAAAGATATTGTGGTGAATTTTGATCCCGATACGGCGGGCGCGGCGGCCACGGACAAATCTCTGGGCATGCTGCTGGAAGAAGAATTCAATATCCGCGTGCTGCGGCTGGAGGCGGGATTCGATCCTGATTTGTTTATCCGGAAGAACGGCGCTGAAGCGTATGCGAAGGCGCTGAAGGGCTCGGCAAAATATTTTGACTATCTGGTTGAGCGCGCGTTGAAGCTGTTTCCAACGCGGAGCCCGGAGGGAAAAAAGAACGCGGTGAACTTTCTGCTGCCGCACATCCATCGCGTGCCCAGCAGGATTGTGCGCGACGAACTGGCCAATGATATAGCGCAGAAGCTGAACATCGATACAACGGTGCTGCGGCAGGAATTTAAAGCAGCAGCGGTGAGCAGGGCCGCCGGCAATCTGCGAAATGAGCCGGATGCCGACGTGACGCCGGCGGAGAAAGTGCTGGTGCGGGCCGCGACTTCCGTGGTCGGTGACGAAGCGGAGCTGCGTCACATGGCGCTGGATGCGCTGGCGGAAGAGCGCCTGCACTCTGGGCTGACGACGGAGACGTTGCTGGAGGCGATCCTGCAGAATGCGCTGGCAGTGGAGCGCGGCGAAGGCGCCGAAGACGTGATGGCGCTGCCGCTGAGCGATGCGGACCGGCAGAGGCTGGCGAAGATTGTGATGCGTGAAGATGATCCGCTTACGGCGGACCTGTTGGCCGGAGCGCTGAATGCGTTGCGGCATCGGCGGCAGATAAGCCAGCGTGAAGGCGAGATTAAGCGCGGAATTGTGGAGGCCGAGCGCAAGAATGACGTGGCGGCACTGCTGCGGCTGAAACAGGAAAAGCTGGAGCTGGATAGAAAGCTGGCCGGATTTTAG
- a CDS encoding ABC transporter ATP-binding protein, producing MSSTIRTENLSKRFLTVQALRQLNLEIPQGAIYSLVGPNGAGKTTMIKVLMNILQPTQGTAEVLGTDSTKLRGDWFAQIGYVSENQEQPEWMRVDEFFDYLRPFYPSWDRELESALVRQMALPMDRKLRHLSRGMKMKAALASSLAYRPKLIVLDEPFSGLDPLVRDELVESLLERASEATILISSHDLAEIESFSSHVGYMEEGRLKFSEEMSSLTSRFRDVQVTLNAPAGPPPNMPAAWLQPASSGTTFQFIDSQFEQERTRAAIHSAFSNVRDITFTPMSLRAIFVAMAKIGRKAV from the coding sequence GTGAGTAGCACAATTCGAACAGAGAACCTGAGCAAACGCTTTCTAACTGTGCAGGCCCTGCGGCAGTTAAATCTGGAGATCCCACAAGGCGCGATCTATTCACTGGTGGGGCCTAACGGCGCCGGCAAGACAACAATGATCAAAGTGCTGATGAATATTTTGCAACCCACTCAGGGAACCGCCGAGGTATTGGGAACAGACTCCACCAAACTGAGGGGCGATTGGTTCGCGCAAATCGGCTACGTTTCTGAAAATCAGGAACAGCCTGAGTGGATGCGAGTTGACGAGTTCTTTGATTATCTGCGTCCGTTCTACCCCAGTTGGGACCGCGAGCTGGAAAGCGCGCTGGTCCGGCAGATGGCGCTGCCAATGGACAGGAAACTTCGGCATCTTTCGCGAGGAATGAAGATGAAGGCCGCTCTGGCAAGTTCACTGGCGTATCGGCCAAAGCTAATTGTGCTGGACGAACCGTTCTCAGGCCTGGATCCGCTGGTACGGGATGAGTTGGTGGAAAGCCTGCTGGAGCGCGCCAGTGAAGCCACGATCCTGATTTCGTCGCACGATCTGGCGGAGATAGAAAGCTTCAGCAGCCATGTGGGCTACATGGAAGAAGGGCGCCTTAAATTTTCCGAGGAGATGAGCAGCTTAACGAGCCGATTCCGTGACGTGCAAGTCACACTGAATGCGCCGGCTGGACCGCCACCCAACATGCCAGCCGCATGGCTGCAACCGGCAAGCTCCGGTACAACGTTTCAATTTATTGACAGCCAGTTCGAGCAGGAACGCACACGGGCGGCTATTCACTCTGCCTTCAGCAATGTGCGCGACATAACTTTTACTCCAATGAGTCTACGGGCAATTTTTGTGGCGATGGCCAAAATCGGACGCAAAGCGGTTTGA
- a CDS encoding GntR family transcriptional regulator has protein sequence MCYSTVVIPFRVQFRPGISLYEQAVYAAKKAIVSGAMQPGDTFPSVRTLSKELKINPNTAHKIVMKLVNDGLLETLPGIGNVVAHLPESSKLERTELLGSEIEQLMVEARKLGIEFTEIVQAMEAHWKRLGQPRRRKEHGKEDPSSE, from the coding sequence ATGTGTTATAGTACAGTAGTGATTCCATTTCGAGTCCAATTCCGGCCAGGCATATCGCTTTATGAGCAGGCAGTCTACGCCGCAAAGAAAGCGATTGTCTCCGGGGCGATGCAGCCGGGCGATACTTTCCCTTCCGTCAGGACATTGAGCAAAGAACTAAAGATCAATCCCAATACAGCCCACAAGATTGTGATGAAACTGGTGAATGATGGACTGCTGGAGACGCTGCCCGGCATTGGAAATGTTGTGGCGCATTTGCCGGAATCCAGCAAACTGGAGCGGACGGAGCTGCTGGGCAGTGAAATTGAGCAGCTCATGGTTGAGGCCAGAAAGTTGGGAATTGAATTCACGGAGATTGTGCAGGCAATGGAAGCGCATTGGAAACGGCTGGGGCAACCGAGGCGCCGCAAGGAGCACGGCAAGGAGGACCCAAGCAGTGAGTAG
- a CDS encoding amino acid racemase — translation MKIIGMIGGIGPESTIDYYRRLLDGAQKRNPGGPALQIVINSIDLQKGLDLLERNQLNELTEYIAPEVVRLQHAGAEFGFLAANSPHIVFGDIARRSPIPLVSIVEATCAEAKRQQLTHLGVFGTRFTMHGRFYPDVFTREGLQLTVPTAEEQDYIHDKYINELIPGKFLPETRDGLLAIATRMKKQDGIQALVLGGTELPLILTDSSLLGIPFLDTTQIHVDAILERAMV, via the coding sequence ATGAAAATCATCGGCATGATCGGCGGTATTGGGCCTGAATCGACCATTGACTATTACAGGCGCTTGCTGGATGGCGCACAGAAGCGCAACCCCGGCGGCCCCGCGCTGCAGATCGTCATCAACAGCATTGACCTGCAAAAAGGATTGGACCTTCTAGAACGCAATCAACTGAACGAACTGACTGAATACATCGCTCCGGAAGTCGTGCGCCTGCAACATGCGGGGGCAGAATTTGGCTTTCTGGCGGCCAACTCTCCGCACATTGTTTTCGGCGATATCGCCCGGCGCTCTCCTATTCCTCTTGTCAGCATTGTTGAAGCCACCTGCGCGGAAGCCAAACGCCAGCAGCTCACACATCTGGGCGTGTTTGGAACGCGCTTCACCATGCATGGCCGCTTTTATCCTGATGTTTTTACCCGTGAAGGGCTTCAACTTACCGTGCCCACAGCCGAAGAACAGGATTACATTCACGACAAATACATCAATGAACTGATCCCTGGAAAGTTCCTGCCAGAAACGCGCGACGGCCTGCTGGCCATCGCCACGCGCATGAAGAAACAAGATGGCATCCAGGCCCTGGTCCTGGGCGGGACTGAATTGCCGCTAATCCTCACAGACAGCTCATTGCTTGGAATTCCCTTCCTGGACACAACGCAAATTCACGTAGATGCAATTCTGGAACGAGCGATGGTGTAA
- a CDS encoding shikimate kinase, protein MVLIGFMGAGKTTVGRALAKSLRWNFLDLDDVIEQRERKSVAEIFAASGEPAFRQAESAALAALLQDHQAGSDLILALGGGAFVQKQNRDALNSAGAITVLLEAPIEELRRRCQGEHKVRPLAQQDARFNELFAARRADYALARFTVQTLDKSVEQVTAEIERLLQSADVRTEK, encoded by the coding sequence GTGGTCCTTATCGGGTTTATGGGCGCGGGAAAAACCACCGTCGGGCGTGCGCTGGCCAAAAGCCTGCGCTGGAATTTTCTGGACCTGGACGACGTGATCGAGCAGCGCGAGCGTAAAAGCGTAGCTGAGATTTTTGCTGCTTCCGGTGAGCCCGCGTTTCGACAAGCAGAAAGCGCGGCGCTCGCGGCTTTGCTGCAAGATCACCAGGCCGGCAGCGATCTTATATTGGCGTTGGGCGGCGGGGCGTTCGTGCAAAAGCAAAATCGTGACGCGCTGAATTCCGCCGGCGCAATCACCGTTCTGCTGGAAGCGCCGATTGAGGAACTGCGGCGGCGCTGCCAGGGTGAGCACAAAGTGCGTCCGCTGGCGCAGCAGGATGCAAGGTTTAACGAGCTGTTTGCCGCGCGTCGCGCAGATTACGCTCTGGCCCGCTTCACCGTGCAAACGCTCGATAAGTCGGTCGAGCAGGTCACGGCGGAAATCGAACGACTGCTGCAATCGGCAGACGTGCGAACAGAAAAGTAG
- a CDS encoding DUF4097 domain-containing protein — translation MKFRTATRALLFTASLGIGLCAAHAADSRKEARIDIAPGGTLNIVSGGGSITLHSGAGHQLLVSYTVHSAKVEVDQSSSANNQRVELLTHALPGEKPTADEAKVDYDVTVPAGISVDVSTTSAPITADGISSEIGLSSETGQITVHNIARSHVHVRSMAAPVTLQDVTMSRVDVQSTGGAVQLKNVNGQRIAVGTASGNIDYEGDCSGGGSYILTTHSGAINVTLPATASVDLTARSTTGAVENDFPLQQKPHTSFVPQQGRSFAGTSNSGSSSVELQSFSGKIRVKKQ, via the coding sequence ATGAAGTTTCGCACCGCAACACGCGCTCTGCTGTTTACAGCAAGCCTCGGCATTGGTCTCTGCGCGGCGCACGCCGCCGATTCTCGCAAGGAAGCCCGCATTGATATCGCTCCGGGCGGCACTCTGAACATCGTAAGCGGTGGCGGCTCGATCACTCTGCATTCTGGCGCCGGACACCAGCTTCTCGTCTCATACACAGTCCACTCGGCAAAAGTTGAAGTTGATCAGAGCAGCAGCGCCAACAATCAGCGCGTGGAGCTTCTCACTCACGCCCTCCCCGGTGAGAAGCCCACGGCTGATGAAGCCAAAGTTGATTACGATGTGACCGTCCCGGCCGGGATTTCCGTAGATGTAAGCACAACTTCTGCGCCCATCACAGCCGATGGCATCAGTTCAGAAATTGGCTTGTCGTCTGAGACTGGCCAGATCACGGTTCACAACATTGCCAGGTCGCATGTGCATGTTCGCAGCATGGCGGCCCCGGTTACGCTGCAGGATGTCACTATGAGCCGCGTTGATGTTCAATCCACGGGCGGCGCTGTGCAGCTAAAAAACGTCAACGGACAGCGCATTGCCGTGGGCACCGCCAGTGGAAATATTGATTACGAAGGTGATTGTTCCGGCGGCGGCAGCTACATTCTTACCACGCACAGCGGCGCTATCAACGTCACTCTGCCCGCCACGGCATCCGTTGATCTAACGGCCCGTTCCACCACCGGCGCGGTTGAAAATGATTTTCCTCTACAGCAAAAACCTCATACGTCTTTCGTCCCCCAGCAAGGACGTTCCTTCGCAGGTACCTCTAATTCCGGCTCATCTTCCGTTGAGCTCCAGTCTTTCAGTGGTAAAATCCGCGTGAAGAAGCAATAA
- a CDS encoding sigma-70 family RNA polymerase sigma factor has protein sequence MTEAEAIDRAKAGDAEAFSGLYGLHKRRVYSLCLRMTGNTAEAEDLTQEAFLQLYRKIATFRGESAFSTWLHRLAVNVVLMHLRKKGLPEISLDEALEPQHEDGPKKDIGARDNVLAGSIDRVNLERAIESLPPGYRIIFVLHDVEGYEHNEIAEMMGCSIGNSKSQLHKARMKLRDLLKLSRAEKAARR, from the coding sequence ATGACCGAAGCCGAAGCGATTGACAGAGCCAAGGCCGGTGATGCGGAGGCGTTTTCCGGGCTCTACGGGCTCCACAAACGCCGTGTGTACTCACTTTGCCTGCGCATGACGGGCAATACGGCCGAAGCGGAAGACCTGACGCAGGAAGCGTTCTTGCAGCTGTATCGCAAGATTGCGACGTTCAGGGGCGAGTCAGCGTTTTCAACGTGGCTGCATCGGCTGGCGGTGAACGTGGTGCTGATGCACCTGAGAAAGAAAGGCCTTCCGGAGATTTCTCTGGATGAAGCGCTGGAACCGCAGCATGAAGATGGGCCGAAGAAAGACATCGGCGCACGGGACAATGTGCTGGCGGGGTCAATTGATCGGGTGAACCTGGAGCGGGCAATAGAAAGCCTGCCGCCGGGATACAGAATTATCTTCGTCCTGCATGACGTTGAAGGCTATGAGCACAATGAGATTGCGGAGATGATGGGATGTTCGATAGGAAACAGCAAGTCGCAATTACACAAGGCGCGCATGAAGCTGCGCGACCTGCTGAAACTCAGTAGAGCCGAAAAGGCCGCCCGCAGGTAA